The Planctomycetota bacterium genome includes a window with the following:
- a CDS encoding class I SAM-dependent methyltransferase: MDPLKFTTIGHGGMAICNPLGEAALRDALDAIVSRLPTVGARAIDVGCGKAELLLRLMERRKIAAIGVDINPAFLAEARAQAKLRGCALELRQHSYAEFLAHRNPGDALFDAVLCIGASHAVGSPREAPAILAKLLKPGGSLLLGEGYWRREPDREYLSALGAARDNFADHAGNQRLGAEAGLKCVHAVETSVEDFNRYESNYGGAIDAYVAAHPEDPDGPAMADRIKSWREAYMRWGRDTLGFGLYLFVVPAKK, translated from the coding sequence ATGGATCCGTTGAAATTCACCACCATCGGGCATGGCGGCATGGCGATCTGCAATCCGCTTGGCGAAGCGGCGCTTCGGGACGCGCTTGATGCGATCGTGTCGCGCCTGCCGACGGTTGGTGCACGTGCGATCGATGTCGGCTGCGGCAAGGCCGAGCTGCTGCTGCGCTTGATGGAGCGAAGAAAGATCGCCGCGATCGGCGTGGACATCAATCCTGCTTTTCTTGCGGAGGCGAGGGCACAGGCAAAGCTTCGTGGTTGCGCACTCGAACTGCGCCAGCACTCCTATGCGGAATTCCTTGCCCATCGCAATCCGGGCGACGCGCTCTTCGACGCAGTGCTCTGCATCGGCGCGAGCCACGCCGTTGGCTCGCCGCGTGAGGCGCCGGCGATCTTGGCGAAGCTGCTCAAGCCGGGCGGCTCGCTTTTGCTGGGCGAGGGCTACTGGCGCCGTGAGCCCGATCGGGAATATCTCTCCGCGCTCGGAGCGGCGCGCGACAACTTCGCCGATCACGCGGGCAACCAAAGGCTCGGCGCGGAGGCGGGACTCAAGTGCGTTCATGCTGTGGAGACATCCGTCGAGGATTTCAATCGATACGAATCAAACTATGGCGGCGCGATCGATGCCTACGTCGCCGCGCATCCGGAGGATCCCGACGGACCGGCGATGGCGGACCGAATCAAATCCTGGCGCGAGGCCTACATGCGATGGGGACGCGACACGCTCGGATTCGGCCTCTATCTTTTTGTGGTGCCGGCGAAAAAATGA
- a CDS encoding carboxymuconolactone decarboxylase family protein has protein sequence MSRLTEFRTEREKMNRRILDQKDLVTNRFFALDTQTYEPGALDAKTKELAGLAASMVLRCDDCIAYHTIRCKELGCSDAELWEIFNVGLIVGGSIVIPHLRRAVALLDELAAVAGPGSEKQG, from the coding sequence ATGAGCAGGCTGACCGAATTCCGCACCGAACGCGAGAAAATGAACCGTCGAATCCTCGACCAGAAAGATCTGGTGACCAACCGCTTCTTCGCGCTGGACACCCAGACCTACGAGCCCGGCGCCCTGGATGCAAAAACCAAGGAGCTCGCCGGGCTGGCGGCCTCCATGGTGCTGCGCTGCGACGACTGCATCGCCTACCACACCATCCGCTGCAAGGAGCTGGGCTGCAGCGACGCGGAACTCTGGGAGATCTTCAACGTGGGTCTGATCGTGGGCGGCTCCATCGTCATTCCCCATCTGCGCCGTGCCGTGGCGCTGCTGGACGAACTTGCGGCGGTGGCGGGCCCGGGCTCCGAGAAGCAAGGCTGA
- a CDS encoding S41 family peptidase: MSPIQLLLAGVCFLGLSASTSMIAPTEPVAMPIRASGTSAILPDTPQGRCAAAWIKLVQDGGPEEARTFEKNWRAAKRLSETPLEQRVARLPELRKEFGALTLMEVGPPSASSLPTKINSSIRGAIDVVFEFDDQGKLDAIQITSGGPMVASQPLNAERRTKLVDAAVTALRDEYVFPEKGAAMADAIAKANAAGAYDAIADERALAERLTRDMREVTHDKHLGVSIAPASDEGEHSMARESDDEARQQNWMFKSCEVAPGNIGVLRFDAFRPDDEAKKVVDASFAFLAQCDAVVFDIRANGGGSPVLLNYIAGYLFDKPTLLNTMMDRTGSVIGEGYSDEEIAGTRFARDLPVFVVTGPRTFSCAEEFAYDLQSLKRATIVGQTTGGGAHPVKPVRLDDRMIIRMPHLRANNPVTHTNWEGTGVKPDVEAPANQALEKALELARARVAAAKKPS, from the coding sequence ATGTCACCCATCCAGCTTCTCCTCGCCGGCGTCTGCTTTCTCGGTCTCTCCGCGTCGACTTCGATGATCGCGCCGACGGAACCAGTCGCCATGCCGATCCGCGCATCGGGAACTTCGGCGATTCTTCCGGACACGCCGCAGGGCCGCTGCGCCGCCGCCTGGATCAAGCTGGTCCAGGATGGCGGGCCGGAGGAGGCCCGCACCTTTGAGAAAAACTGGCGCGCTGCCAAGCGACTCTCCGAGACGCCGCTTGAACAGCGCGTTGCAAGGCTTCCCGAGTTGCGCAAGGAATTCGGCGCACTCACGCTGATGGAGGTCGGCCCGCCGTCGGCGTCCTCGCTGCCGACGAAGATCAATTCATCGATTCGCGGCGCGATCGATGTGGTGTTCGAGTTCGACGACCAGGGCAAGCTCGACGCCATTCAGATCACCTCCGGCGGCCCGATGGTGGCGAGCCAGCCTCTCAATGCGGAGCGTCGCACAAAACTGGTGGATGCCGCCGTCACGGCCCTGCGCGACGAGTACGTCTTTCCCGAGAAGGGCGCCGCGATGGCCGATGCGATCGCGAAAGCCAATGCCGCAGGCGCCTATGACGCGATTGCCGACGAGCGGGCTCTGGCCGAGCGTTTGACCCGGGACATGCGCGAAGTGACCCACGACAAGCACCTGGGCGTTTCCATTGCGCCGGCGAGCGACGAAGGGGAGCATTCGATGGCCCGGGAGTCCGACGACGAGGCTCGGCAGCAGAATTGGATGTTCAAGTCGTGCGAGGTGGCGCCGGGGAACATCGGCGTCCTGCGCTTCGACGCCTTCCGGCCCGACGACGAGGCCAAGAAAGTCGTCGACGCCTCCTTCGCCTTCCTCGCCCAGTGCGACGCGGTCGTCTTTGACATCCGGGCCAACGGCGGGGGCTCGCCGGTGCTGCTCAACTACATCGCCGGATATCTCTTTGACAAGCCGACCCTGCTCAACACCATGATGGATCGCACGGGATCGGTGATCGGCGAGGGTTACTCCGACGAGGAGATCGCGGGCACGCGCTTCGCCCGGGATCTGCCGGTGTTCGTGGTCACCGGTCCGCGCACCTTCTCCTGCGCGGAGGAGTTCGCCTACGACCTGCAGTCGCTCAAGCGCGCGACCATCGTCGGCCAGACCACCGGCGGCGGAGCGCATCCGGTGAAGCCGGTGCGGCTGGACGACCGCATGATCATCCGCATGCCGCATCTTCGCGCCAACAATCCGGTGACCCACACCAACTGGGAGGGCACGGGCGTGAAGCCGGATGTCGAGGCCCCCGCGAACCAGGCGCTGGAAAAAGCCCTGGAGCTGGCGCGGGCGCGAGTCGCCGCGGCCAAGAAGCCCTCCTGA
- the dusB gene encoding tRNA dihydrouridine synthase DusB, whose amino-acid sequence MLRIGALTLQTPVLLAPMAGHCDLAFRILCREQGGVGLASTDLLNSHALLRGARRSLELAATNEFDQPCGMQLYGNWSDPLPEAAIWAVDHGAQLIDINMGCPVDKVAKKHGGSLLLCQVGDTVQLAQRIVKAVEKHTSGRVPVTAKIRLGWDPERFVGPTLARQLEDVGIAAVTVHGRFTCQFFAGTADWNKIGEVVAAVKSIPVIGNGDVTEPEHAVELMKQTGCRGVMIGRGSLRTPWLFRRAAHLIATGELLPEPTTDEKCLVIDRHLQLLDLYNPGRHAVECMRKRISWYGKNMGHVKPLKEGIRTAETTAQMRHVIAEWRNRNAEAVLL is encoded by the coding sequence ATGCTTCGCATTGGCGCCCTCACACTTCAAACGCCGGTTCTGCTCGCTCCCATGGCGGGCCACTGCGACCTCGCTTTTCGCATTCTCTGCCGCGAGCAGGGCGGCGTCGGCCTGGCAAGCACTGACTTGCTGAACAGCCACGCCCTGCTGCGCGGTGCGCGGCGCTCCCTGGAGCTCGCCGCGACCAATGAATTCGATCAGCCCTGCGGCATGCAACTCTACGGCAACTGGTCCGACCCCCTGCCCGAAGCCGCCATCTGGGCCGTCGACCACGGCGCCCAGCTCATCGACATCAACATGGGCTGCCCGGTGGACAAGGTCGCCAAGAAGCACGGCGGCTCGCTGCTGCTCTGCCAGGTGGGCGACACGGTGCAATTGGCCCAGCGCATCGTCAAAGCAGTGGAAAAGCACACCAGCGGCCGCGTTCCTGTGACCGCAAAGATCCGACTTGGCTGGGATCCCGAGCGATTCGTCGGGCCAACCCTCGCTCGCCAGCTCGAAGATGTCGGCATCGCCGCAGTCACCGTGCATGGCCGCTTCACCTGCCAGTTTTTCGCCGGAACAGCCGACTGGAACAAGATCGGCGAAGTGGTCGCGGCCGTAAAGAGCATTCCCGTCATCGGCAACGGCGATGTCACCGAGCCCGAGCATGCGGTGGAACTCATGAAGCAGACTGGCTGCCGCGGTGTGATGATTGGCCGCGGATCGCTGCGCACCCCCTGGCTCTTTCGCCGCGCCGCCCATCTGATCGCCACCGGCGAGCTCCTTCCCGAGCCCACCACCGATGAAAAGTGCCTGGTCATCGACCGGCACCTCCAATTGCTCGATCTCTACAACCCCGGCCGCCATGCGGTGGAGTGCATGCGAAAGCGGATCAGCTGGTATGGCAAGAACATGGGGCACGTGAAGCCGCTCAAGGAAGGCATCCGCACCGCCGAGACCACCGCTCAAATGCGCCATGTCATCGCCGAGTGGCGAAATCGCAACGCAGAAGCCGTTCTGCTGTGA
- the scpB gene encoding SMC-Scp complex subunit ScpB — protein MEIQEIAEQPEAAAFAPEPAEVPCADQTLESRVEAVLLSVSRPVSEAKLVEFLGLESAGSKDKAATALVRQAIDKLNSEYAASARSFRVERLAGGWQLLTLGKFAPLLTRVHGDRQQGRLSPAALDTLAIIAYRQPVLRSELEAVRGVACGDVLRGLMERRLVRITGRAEELGRPMLYGTTTEFLRVFGISRIEDLPQARELRNPNV, from the coding sequence ATGGAAATCCAAGAAATCGCTGAGCAACCCGAAGCCGCCGCGTTCGCACCCGAGCCCGCCGAAGTTCCTTGCGCCGATCAGACGCTTGAGTCGCGGGTCGAGGCCGTGCTGCTTTCCGTCAGCCGCCCGGTGAGCGAGGCCAAGCTGGTCGAATTTCTGGGGCTTGAATCCGCCGGATCAAAGGACAAGGCCGCCACTGCGCTGGTGCGCCAAGCCATCGACAAGCTGAATTCCGAGTACGCGGCCTCCGCCCGAAGTTTTCGCGTCGAGCGCCTGGCCGGCGGCTGGCAGTTGCTCACCTTGGGCAAGTTTGCGCCACTGCTCACCCGTGTGCACGGCGACCGCCAGCAGGGGCGCCTTTCGCCCGCGGCGCTGGACACGTTGGCGATCATCGCCTACCGCCAGCCCGTGCTGCGCTCCGAGCTCGAAGCAGTGCGCGGCGTCGCGTGCGGTGATGTGCTGCGCGGCCTGATGGAGCGGCGCCTGGTCCGGATCACGGGACGCGCGGAGGAACTTGGCCGCCCGATGCTCTACGGAACCACGACGGAGTTCCTGCGGGTCTTCGGCATTTCACGCATTGAGGACCTGCCGCAGGCGCGGGAACTTCGAAACCCCAACGTCTGA
- a CDS encoding F0F1 ATP synthase subunit epsilon: MATSIHCTVVTPNAISLDEKATYVSFEAWDGQVGVIAGASPFLTKLGTGVLTVTTGNGSKRQLLADGGFAQMQGENLTLLTDNTHEIASIDAKQAAAALADANQKAIAPGFTSPAARETVERAQRVAQAKVNASRLRAEQRS; this comes from the coding sequence ATGGCCACAAGCATCCATTGCACCGTCGTGACCCCCAACGCCATCAGCCTCGATGAAAAGGCGACCTACGTCTCGTTTGAAGCGTGGGATGGACAGGTCGGAGTGATTGCCGGGGCGAGCCCCTTCCTCACGAAGCTGGGAACCGGCGTGCTGACCGTGACCACCGGCAACGGCTCGAAGCGACAGCTTCTGGCCGATGGGGGCTTCGCCCAGATGCAGGGGGAGAACCTGACCCTGCTGACCGACAACACCCATGAGATCGCCAGCATCGACGCCAAGCAGGCCGCGGCCGCGCTGGCCGACGCGAATCAAAAGGCGATCGCACCGGGATTCACTTCGCCCGCGGCCCGCGAAACGGTCGAGCGCGCCCAGCGCGTCGCCCAGGCCAAGGTCAACGCCTCGCGCCTACGCGCCGAACAGCGCTCCTGA
- a CDS encoding AAA family ATPase yields MTHGGPSPLIGQPRAIAALTRAFARDRLHHAWILHGPMGVGKSLAARLFAGLVLDPETAPADIAAFAPPEGTEDATLLDAGTHPDFIVIRKELAAVSQSRELRERKQLNIPVDLLRETLIGGVDGEGRMLDSAVQRTPARGRAKVFVIDEAELLESEAQNVLLKTLEEPPLGTYLFLVTSREDRLLPTIRSRCHRVGFGPLSDEAMRQWESRQDWKAGDAERAWLRSFAAGSPGLALLGAKFGLHRWWQSLHPQFKQLDQGQFPPTLAEEMAKCAEEYAELLVKENENASKDAANRQGVSMLVRLAGLHLRQKLHAAANAGDREALDATQRAMLTLDNFEEAVRANVNLKLVLASLVAAWSQVGVAVASR; encoded by the coding sequence TTGACCCATGGAGGTCCGAGTCCGCTGATCGGCCAGCCGAGGGCGATCGCCGCCCTGACGCGGGCCTTCGCCCGAGATCGGCTGCATCACGCCTGGATCCTGCACGGCCCGATGGGCGTTGGCAAATCGCTGGCCGCCCGCCTTTTTGCGGGCCTGGTGCTCGACCCCGAAACAGCGCCCGCCGACATCGCGGCGTTCGCGCCGCCCGAGGGCACGGAGGACGCGACGCTGCTCGACGCGGGAACCCACCCGGATTTCATCGTGATTCGCAAGGAACTGGCGGCGGTGAGCCAGAGCCGCGAGCTGCGGGAGCGCAAGCAGCTCAACATTCCGGTGGACCTTCTGCGTGAAACGCTCATCGGCGGTGTGGATGGTGAGGGTCGCATGTTGGATTCCGCGGTGCAGCGCACGCCGGCCCGCGGCCGGGCCAAGGTGTTCGTGATCGACGAGGCCGAGCTTCTTGAAAGCGAGGCGCAAAATGTCCTGCTCAAGACGCTCGAGGAGCCGCCGCTGGGGACCTATCTCTTCCTGGTCACCTCGCGCGAGGACCGCCTGCTGCCCACCATTCGCAGCCGTTGTCATAGGGTGGGGTTCGGCCCGCTCTCCGATGAGGCGATGCGGCAGTGGGAGTCGCGGCAGGATTGGAAGGCCGGCGACGCCGAGCGCGCCTGGCTCCGTTCCTTCGCGGCGGGCAGCCCCGGGCTGGCTCTGCTGGGTGCGAAGTTCGGATTGCATCGATGGTGGCAATCGCTGCATCCGCAATTCAAGCAATTGGATCAGGGTCAGTTTCCGCCAACCCTGGCAGAAGAAATGGCCAAGTGCGCCGAGGAGTACGCGGAGCTTCTGGTGAAGGAAAACGAGAACGCGAGCAAGGACGCCGCGAACCGCCAGGGGGTCAGCATGCTGGTCCGACTTGCCGGACTTCATCTGCGGCAGAAGTTGCACGCCGCGGCAAACGCCGGCGATCGCGAGGCACTCGACGCGACGCAGCGAGCCATGCTCACCTTGGACAACTTCGAGGAAGCGGTGCGGGCCAATGTCAATCTGAAGCTGGTGCTGGCGTCGCTGGTGGCGGCCTGGAGCCAGGTGGGCGTTGCCGTCGCGTCGCGTTGA
- a CDS encoding flagellar biosynthesis anti-sigma factor FlgM produces MPDISPINSLQGGSVPASIQRAQIDAPAAATPKRAEIHDRVEISEHARHLEKLRQTPDVRQAKIDAARTEIAQGTYETPDRLRAALLRLLDEIDPSQA; encoded by the coding sequence ATGCCTGATATTTCCCCGATCAACAGTTTGCAGGGTGGTTCTGTCCCCGCTTCGATCCAGCGGGCGCAGATCGATGCCCCAGCCGCGGCCACGCCCAAGCGGGCCGAGATCCATGATCGCGTGGAAATTTCGGAGCACGCCCGCCATCTCGAAAAGCTTCGCCAGACCCCGGACGTGCGGCAGGCCAAGATCGACGCCGCCCGGACTGAAATCGCCCAGGGCACCTACGAAACGCCGGACCGGCTTCGGGCGGCCCTGCTGCGGTTGCTCGACGAGATCGATCCGAGCCAGGCCTGA